One part of the Epinephelus fuscoguttatus linkage group LG12, E.fuscoguttatus.final_Chr_v1 genome encodes these proteins:
- the phldb1a gene encoding pleckstrin homology-like domain family B member 1 isoform X5, whose product MDLHVSDNSDSPADMERVSRSKVEHGRQTHQVLQSTPLDLIETGKSLKVQAERPHLVSLGSGRLSTAITLLPLLEGRTTLGSGVTDIPLQGNGIAAQHCYIENQAGSITLYPCGNQCSVDGLAITKPHRLTQGCMLCFGQSVFFRFNHPEEALRMKSMLPGGSQGRSTTRTQPTDSHSVLNGNHQSLSSNGDSKINNIAKNLQDSLVLKAGSGKQPVPQPSHPNMLNGRNGSTTEDSICENSSSFLNQNLGSKTPPVPARSPHTNQSPVPHPRTSLSVASSGTSGGRRAQESPKLLRNTRAEATSSPTPSSKGSGQGAENSNPSRKTSPVKFSPTAPSSPRVRGSSLQKRSPSPMRDTRISNVEVPQRLRTPELTGSTSLRELPPLSPYMSRRGTPGSQGSASSLASQGFTVKPLPEGPQGHLKHTTTSKAEAMRALYAQGPPPLSGLEKEPGGRQIRTGPSGAIMSGLGSLSGSSPLASPRSQRKTSCMTTAGSSSKEQSFMKPYTRERKNSISEISDNEDELLEYHRWQREERLREQEMEKLERQRLETILNLCADYNHEDSAAELAEVVRSGLLGGARGACSDTAGGMSLQGVDRAQRVRENDEETQREESSSTESTHQECEELLASQEQAYLEEERSRILARVDDLKHRVSELELQLQETKQEVEMEQALLQAERRAEQEQADAENEIISQLQLKLSQLDKATQKDKDKKAEALESGTKQFEELEFCQLEEESSLEEKKETQSSQLLQERAEYHCSLAKRKEKMAAMEAQVKQLGLQAAQDCERIARERTVTLQLLHKEQDKLCTMEKRYHTLTGGKNFPKPNNSMKEECLHISEPDLVYVDGPPHSPCPSSASLSSSHIPSPELYPVRLQEEYLRLSDVYKMYGNASVQTHSTSPAALHCLSLTVAPSLPCEEYITVSQLSQIFGMQRVDTSTSSSSTPSFQLASSESTYSCRSAAYGPSSFLSAQSQPELSRNAMPPLNLERWYQDIMAAGDHQSCPPPLPAKSFSTRRHSQLLKSKSDGEVGQAASSCTLPHSSGAAHEKSASAKGLQLMLREMSNPLDMDSRCKLAQQSKDLSPTVHHSILHHQSPSSGNQAYDTLSLESSDSMETSVSTGNSACTPESACGLEAQRIEEMEKMLKEAQQEKARLMENREREVQARRQMLEEERRRREEAERRLQDETAHRLRLVEEEVKMREKHFSQARPMTRYLPNRKEEFDLRAHVESSGHSIDTCPFVILTEKMCKGHLVKMGGKIKSWKKRWFVFDRIKRNFCYYVDKHETKLKGLIYFQAIEEVYYDHLRSATKSPNPSLTFCVKTHDRLYYMVAPSPEAMRIWMDVIVTGAEGYTQFMS is encoded by the exons ATG GATCTTCATGTGTCAGATAATTCTGACAGTCCAGCCGACATGGAGCGTGTGAGCCGGAGTAAAGTGGAACATGGGCGACAGACACACCAGGTGTTACAG aGCACACCTTTAGACCTGATTGAGACAGGCAAGTCCCTGAAAGTCCAGGCAGAGCGCCCCCACCTGGTTAGTTTGGGAAGTGGGCGTCTGAGCACCGCCATCACCTTGTTGCCACTGCTGGAAG GGAGAACCACGCTGGGCAGTGGGGTGACAGATATCCCTCTGCAGGGCAATGGCATCGCAGCTCAGCACTGCTACATTGAAAACCAAGCAGGCAGCATCACCTTGTACCCATGTGGAAACCAGTGCTCCGTAGATGGCCTGGCCATCACCAAGCCCCATCGTCTGACACAAG GGTGCATGCTGTGTTTTGGTCAGTCGGTCTTTTTCCGCTTCAACCATCCAGAGGAGGCCCTGCGGATGAAGAGCATGCTGCCTGGAGGAAGCCAAGGACGGAGCACTACAAGAACTCAACCTACTG ACTCCCACAGTGTCCTGAATGGAAACCATCAGTCTCTTTCAAGCAATGGTGACTCCAAAATCAACAACATAGCAAAGAACCTCCAGGACTCTTTGGTGCTGAAGGCTGGATCTGGTAAACAGCCTGTTCCTCAGCCCTCTCatccaaacatgctcaatgggagAAACGGTTCCACGACAGAGGATTCCATttgtgaaaacagcagcagctttcTGAACCAGAACCTCGGCAGTAAAACCCCTCCAGTACCAGCCCGATCCCCTCATACCAACCAATCTCCTGTCCCCCATCCACGGACCTCACTCTCTGTGGCCTCAAGCGGTACAAGTGGTGGTCGGAGGGCCCAGGAGAGCCCAAAGCTTCTTAGAAACACAAGAGCAGAGGCCACATCAAGCCCCACACCATCTAGTAAGGGGTCAGGACAGGGCGCAGAAAACTCTAACCCAAGTCGCAAAACATCCCCTGTCAAATTTTCCCCAACAGCTCCATCCAGCCCTCGAGTGAGAGGCTCCTCCCTACAGAAGAGATCACCCAGTCCGATGCGAGATACGCGCATCTCTAATGTAGAGGTCCCTCAAAGGCTCAGGACTCCAGAGCTGACTGGTTCTACCAGCCTGAGAGAACTTCCTCCCCTCAGTCCTTACATGTCCCGCAGAGGGACTCCAGGATCGCAGGGCTCGGCTTCCTCccttgcctcacagggcttcaCAGTAAAACCCCTCCCAGAGGGCCCCCAGGGACACCTCAAACACACAACTACTTCAAAGGCAGAAGCCATGAGGGCACTGTATGCCCAGGGTCCACCACCACTCTCTGGTCTGGAGAAGGAGCCTGGAGGGAGGCAGATAAGGACTGGCCCAAGTGGTGCCATCATGTCAGGCCTGGGTTCTCTGTCTGGCTCCTCTCCTCTTGCTAGCCCTCGTAGCCAAAGAAAAACCTCCTGCATGACCACAGCAGGATCCTCCAGCAAGGAACAGAGTTTCATGAAACCGTATACCCGTGAACGCAAGAACAGTATCTCTGAGATCAGCGACAATGAGGACGAGTTGCTGGAATATCACCGctggcagagagaggagaggctgcGTGAGCAGGAGATGGAGAAACTG GAGCGGCAGAGGCTGGAGACCATCCTCAATCTGTGCGCAGACTATAATCACGAGGACAGTGCTGCGGAGCTGGCCGAGGTGGTGAGGAGTGGGTTGTTGGGGGGCGCTAGAGGAGCCTGCTCGGACACAGCAGGGGGGATGTCTCTTCAGGGAGTAGACAGAGCCCAGAGGGTGAGAGAGAATGATGAGGAAACCCAGAGAGAAGAGTCTAGCAGCACAGAGAGCACACATCAAGAG TGTGAGGAGCTGTTAGCCAGTCAGGAGCAGGCCTacctggaggaagagagaagcCGGATCTTGGCCAGGGTCGACGACTTGAAACACAGAGTCAGTGAACTGGAGCTGCAGCTACAAGAGACCAAACAGgag GTGGAGATGGAGCAGGCCCTGCTGCAGGCTGAGAGGCGGGCAGAGCAGGAGCAAGCGGACGCTGAAAATGAAATCATCTCTCAGCTGCAGCTCAAACTCAGCCAGCTGGACAAGGCCACCCAGAAAGACAAGGACAAG AAAGCTGAAGCTCTGGAGTCCGGGACCAAGCAGTTTGAGGAGCTAGAGTTCTgccagctggaggaggagagcagtctggaggagaagaaagagacTCAGAGCTCGCAGCTTCTCCAAGAGCGGGCCGAGTATCACTGCAGCTTGGCCAAGAGGAAG GAGAAGATGGCTGCCATGGAAGCTCAGGTGAAGCAGCTGGGGTTACAGGCAGCTCAAGACTGTGAGAGGATAGCGAGAGAGAGGACAGTGACTCTGCAGCTGCTACACAAG GAGCAAGACAAGTTGTGCACCATGGAGAAGAGGTACCACACCCTGACAGGAGGGAAAAACTTCCCAAAGCCCAACAACAGCATGAAAGAG gaatgtCTTCACATCAGCGAACCTGACCTTGTTTATGTGGACGGTCCTCCTCATAGCCCCTgtccctcctctgcctccctctcctcctctcacatcCCCTCCCCTGAACTCTATCCTGTTAGGCTGCAAGAG GAGTACCTCAGGCTCTCTGATGTCTATAAGATGTATGGAAACGCCTCTGTACAAACCCACTCTACTTCCCCCGCTGCTCTTCACTGCCTCTCCCTCACTGTAGCTCCATCTCTGCCATGCGAG GAGTACATCACAGTCAGTCAGTTAAGCCAGATCTTTGGGATGCAGAGAGTCGATACCTCCACTTCTTCTTCCTCTACTCCATCATTCCAACTCGCCTCCTCTGAATCCACCTACTCATGCCGCTCAGCTGCATATGGTCCTTCCTCCTTTCTGTCTGCACAG AGCCAGCCTGAGCTGAGCAGGAATGCAATGCCTCCTCTTAACCTCGAGCGCTGGTACCAGGACATCATGGCTGCTGGAGACCATCAGTCATGTCCTCCACCGCTGCCTGCAAAGTCTTTTTCCACACGCAGACACAGTCAG CTGTTGAAGTCCAAATCAGATGGTGAGGTCGGACAGGCAGCATCATCGTGCACACTGCCACACTCCAGTGGTGCCGCTCATGAGAAAAGTGCATCCGCTAAG gggTTACAGTTGATGCTGAGAGAGATGTCTAACCCATTAGACATGGACTCCAGGTGTAAGCTGGCTCAGCAGAGCAAAG ATCTGTCTCCCACAGTCCATCACTCCATCCTGCATCACCAGTCGCCATCAAGTGGCAACCAGGCGTACGACACCCTGAGCCTGGAGAGCTCCGACAGCATGGAGACCAGCGTCTCCACCGGCAACTCCGCCTGTACCCCAGAAAG TGCCTGCGGGTTAGAGGCCCAGAGGATAGAAGAGATGGAGAAGATGTTGAAGGAGGCGCAGCAGGAGAAAGCCAGACTGATGGAGAACCGA GAGAGGGAGGTGCAGGCTCGGCGGCAGATGTTGGAGGAGGAGCGGAGGAGGCGAGAGGAGGCCGAGAGGAGGCTTCAGGATGAGACAGCCCACAGGCTGAggctggtggaggaggaggtgaagatgAGAGAGAAACACTTCTCCCAG GCCCGTCCGATGACACGCTACCTGCCGAACCGTAAGGAGGAGTTTGACCTGCGTGCCCACGTGGAGTCGTCCGGCCACAGCATAGACACCTGCCCCTTTGTCATCCTCACAGAGAAGATGTGCAAGGGCCACTTGGTGAAGATGGGCGGCAAAATCAAATCATGGAAAAAACGCTGGTTCGTTTTTGACCGTATCAAGAGGAACTTCTGCTATTACGTGG aCAAGCACGAGACCAAACTGAAAGGACTCATTTACTTTCAGGCGATTGAAGAGGTTTATTACGATCACCTGCGCAGTGCCACAAAG AGCCCCAACCCGTCTTTGACCTTCTGTGTGAAAACCCACGACCGCCTCTACTACATGGTGGCCCCGTCTCCGGAGGCCATGAGGATCTGGATGGATGTCATAGTAACGGGCGCCGAGGGCTACACACAGTTCATGAGCTGA